The following coding sequences lie in one Hippopotamus amphibius kiboko isolate mHipAmp2 chromosome 17, mHipAmp2.hap2, whole genome shotgun sequence genomic window:
- the CBX8 gene encoding chromobox protein homolog 8 isoform X2, with the protein MELSAVGERVFAAEALLKRRIRKGRMEYLVKWKGWSQKEREMELYGPKKRGPKPKTFLLKAQAKAKAKTYEFRSDSARGIRIPYPGRSPQELASTSRAREGLRNMGLSPPGSSSSTSSTCRVEPPRDRERDRERERERERERERERGTSRADDKPSSPGDSSKKRGPKPRKELLDPSQRPLGEPSDGLGDYLKGRKLDDAASGAGKFPAGHSVIQLARRQDSDLAQCGVASPSPAEATGKLAVDTFPARVIKHRAAFLEAKGQGTLDPGGPRVRHGSGTPSSVGGLYRDMGAQGGRPSLIARIPVARILGDPEEESWSPSLTNLEKVVVTDVTSNFLTVTIKESNTDQGFFKEKR; encoded by the exons ATGGAGCTTTCAGCGGTGGGGGAGCGGGTGTTCGCGGCCGAAGCCCTCTTGAAGCGGCGCATACGGAAA GGACGCATGGAATACCTCGTGAAATGGAAGGGCTGGTCGCAGAA ggAACGAGAGATGGAGCTGTATGGCCCCAAAAAGCGAGGACCCAAACCCAAAACCTTCCTGCTCAAG GCCCAGGCGAAGGCAAAGGCCAAAACTTATGAATTCCGAAGTGACTCAGCCCGGGGCATTCGGATCCCTTACCCCGGCCGCTCTCCCCAGGAACTGGCCTCTACTTCCCGGGCCCGTGAGGGCCTTCGGAACATGGGTCTTTCCCCAccagggagcagcagcagcaccagcagcaccTGCCGAGTGGAGCCCCCTCGGGACCGTGAGCGGGACCGGGAgcgagagagggagagggaacgGGAACGAGAGCGTGAGCGGGGCACCAGCCGTGCAGATGACAAACCCAGCTCTCCAGGTGACAGCTCCAAGAAGCGAGGTCCCAAGCCCCGGAAAGAGCTCCTGGACCCCTCACAAAGGCCCTTGGGAGAACCCAGTGATGGCCTCGGAGATTACCTCAAGGGCAGGAAGCTGGATGATGCTGCTTCTGGGGCAGGAAAATTCCCAGCTGGCCACAGTGTGATCCAGCTGGCTCGAAGGCAGGACTCGGACCTGGCCCAGTGTGGTGtggccagccccagcccagctgaAGCCACGGGCAAACTGGCTGTGGACACCTTTCCGGCCAGGGTCATAAAGCACAGGGCCGCCTTCTTGGAGGCCAAAGGCCAGGGCACCCTGGACCCTGGTGGCCCCCGGGTCCGGCATGGCTCAGGCACCCCCAGCTCTGTGGGGGGCTTGTATCGGGACATGGGGGCCCAAGGGGGAAGGCCCTCCCTCATCGCCAGGATCCCAGTGGCCAGAATCCTGGGGGACCCAGAGGAAGAATCCTGGAGCCCCTCTCTGACCAACTTGGAGAAGGTGGTGGTCACCGACGTGACCTCAAACTTTTTGACCGTCACAATTAAGGAAAGTAACACGGACCAAggcttttttaaagagaaaagatga
- the CBX8 gene encoding chromobox protein homolog 8 isoform X1: MELSAVGERVFAAEALLKRRIRKGRMEYLVKWKGWSQKYSTWEPEENILDARLLAAFEEREREMELYGPKKRGPKPKTFLLKAQAKAKAKTYEFRSDSARGIRIPYPGRSPQELASTSRAREGLRNMGLSPPGSSSSTSSTCRVEPPRDRERDRERERERERERERERGTSRADDKPSSPGDSSKKRGPKPRKELLDPSQRPLGEPSDGLGDYLKGRKLDDAASGAGKFPAGHSVIQLARRQDSDLAQCGVASPSPAEATGKLAVDTFPARVIKHRAAFLEAKGQGTLDPGGPRVRHGSGTPSSVGGLYRDMGAQGGRPSLIARIPVARILGDPEEESWSPSLTNLEKVVVTDVTSNFLTVTIKESNTDQGFFKEKR, encoded by the exons ATGGAGCTTTCAGCGGTGGGGGAGCGGGTGTTCGCGGCCGAAGCCCTCTTGAAGCGGCGCATACGGAAA GGACGCATGGAATACCTCGTGAAATGGAAGGGCTGGTCGCAGAA GTACAGCACATGGGAACCTGAAGAAAATATCCTGGATGCTCGCCTGCTCGCAGCCTTTGAAGAAAG ggAACGAGAGATGGAGCTGTATGGCCCCAAAAAGCGAGGACCCAAACCCAAAACCTTCCTGCTCAAG GCCCAGGCGAAGGCAAAGGCCAAAACTTATGAATTCCGAAGTGACTCAGCCCGGGGCATTCGGATCCCTTACCCCGGCCGCTCTCCCCAGGAACTGGCCTCTACTTCCCGGGCCCGTGAGGGCCTTCGGAACATGGGTCTTTCCCCAccagggagcagcagcagcaccagcagcaccTGCCGAGTGGAGCCCCCTCGGGACCGTGAGCGGGACCGGGAgcgagagagggagagggaacgGGAACGAGAGCGTGAGCGGGGCACCAGCCGTGCAGATGACAAACCCAGCTCTCCAGGTGACAGCTCCAAGAAGCGAGGTCCCAAGCCCCGGAAAGAGCTCCTGGACCCCTCACAAAGGCCCTTGGGAGAACCCAGTGATGGCCTCGGAGATTACCTCAAGGGCAGGAAGCTGGATGATGCTGCTTCTGGGGCAGGAAAATTCCCAGCTGGCCACAGTGTGATCCAGCTGGCTCGAAGGCAGGACTCGGACCTGGCCCAGTGTGGTGtggccagccccagcccagctgaAGCCACGGGCAAACTGGCTGTGGACACCTTTCCGGCCAGGGTCATAAAGCACAGGGCCGCCTTCTTGGAGGCCAAAGGCCAGGGCACCCTGGACCCTGGTGGCCCCCGGGTCCGGCATGGCTCAGGCACCCCCAGCTCTGTGGGGGGCTTGTATCGGGACATGGGGGCCCAAGGGGGAAGGCCCTCCCTCATCGCCAGGATCCCAGTGGCCAGAATCCTGGGGGACCCAGAGGAAGAATCCTGGAGCCCCTCTCTGACCAACTTGGAGAAGGTGGTGGTCACCGACGTGACCTCAAACTTTTTGACCGTCACAATTAAGGAAAGTAACACGGACCAAggcttttttaaagagaaaagatga